From Candidatus Manganitrophus morganii, the proteins below share one genomic window:
- a CDS encoding RNA-directed DNA polymerase: MKRLRPGILSVRAINQYRRRDVLSYLGLRYYLQNLASRTDQWAEQVAVDLVLTRTVASYFHAYHFKETTDTGIIEHRAIFLPGANEALAEAALLKECANRGHAFGNPSCVFSYELNHGSSRSGVFRNYMDGIRARQQAVAKACDATPNGIVLYTDIKRFYPSIRSDLAVRVWRRQSDIGSLPERYRDLGEKLIKEYSMVGNAGEHSILTGPMFSHLLGNLVLREIDDSAAKLPVKYFRYVDDIILVGSSDAVVQSLGILQSRFGDLGLILHNESSPKNIKVPAREWLRGRNDFQDPPQRTHWLNLIRDLKRFLLLNPRERENLQEAFRNEGIRIPIRDYSNAVLERSFLEGIGHLIKKPWFRGRAQAVSIQSLLSQAKELRKKYEGEFRTLTANAGMLSRFERKRRIPKLRYRAGRLIYLAPDSSLESLYRLAREFPELHFHAQVMDAVARGNVDRLLPMGSNAAQAAAQPLRAAGKRCTTTLLEFSSAADQSLSVFLLNGVSVDRPKSATEGSDLMRFASSGSDIGLMKDSEPFIRELACLHGITESPRHPEILEDVFDKDEDLAMDAIDQLQQSISL; this comes from the coding sequence ATGAAACGTTTAAGGCCAGGCATCCTTTCTGTCCGGGCGATAAATCAATATCGCCGGCGTGATGTACTGTCCTATCTGGGCCTTCGATACTACCTCCAAAACTTGGCTTCTCGAACCGACCAATGGGCAGAACAGGTTGCTGTGGACCTTGTCCTGACACGCACAGTTGCCTCTTACTTTCATGCTTATCACTTTAAGGAAACCACAGATACGGGAATAATCGAGCACCGAGCAATTTTCCTCCCTGGTGCCAACGAGGCCCTTGCTGAAGCTGCCTTGCTTAAGGAGTGTGCAAACCGCGGGCATGCTTTCGGCAACCCTTCATGCGTTTTCAGCTACGAGTTGAACCATGGAAGTAGCCGCTCTGGAGTTTTTCGTAACTACATGGATGGCATTCGAGCTAGGCAACAGGCGGTGGCTAAAGCGTGTGATGCTACGCCGAATGGTATTGTCCTTTATACAGATATCAAGCGTTTTTACCCATCCATTCGATCAGACCTTGCAGTGCGGGTTTGGCGGCGACAGTCTGATATTGGGAGTCTCCCAGAGCGCTATCGGGATCTTGGTGAAAAGCTTATAAAGGAATATAGCATGGTAGGGAATGCTGGGGAACACAGCATTCTGACCGGGCCTATGTTTAGCCATCTTCTAGGTAATCTGGTGTTGAGGGAAATTGATGACTCTGCAGCAAAACTTCCAGTGAAATACTTCCGTTATGTTGACGACATTATCCTCGTGGGTAGTTCGGACGCCGTAGTACAGTCGTTAGGTATTTTACAGAGCCGTTTCGGTGATCTAGGACTCATTCTTCATAATGAATCCTCTCCCAAAAATATTAAAGTGCCAGCTAGAGAATGGCTCCGTGGCCGTAATGACTTTCAAGACCCTCCCCAACGAACTCATTGGCTCAACCTGATCAGAGACTTAAAAAGGTTTCTTCTTCTAAATCCCCGGGAACGTGAAAACCTACAGGAAGCGTTTCGTAATGAAGGAATTCGAATTCCTATCCGAGACTATAGCAATGCGGTTCTTGAGCGCAGTTTCCTGGAGGGAATAGGTCATTTAATTAAAAAGCCTTGGTTTAGGGGGAGAGCCCAAGCCGTATCTATACAGTCCTTGCTCTCTCAGGCAAAGGAGCTTCGGAAAAAATATGAGGGCGAATTTCGTACTCTTACTGCCAATGCAGGAATGCTTTCCAGGTTTGAGCGTAAACGCCGAATTCCCAAATTGCGCTATCGTGCTGGCCGCCTAATTTACCTCGCTCCAGACAGCTCGCTTGAATCCCTTTATCGTTTAGCACGCGAATTTCCAGAGCTTCACTTTCATGCACAAGTTATGGATGCAGTCGCCAGAGGAAACGTCGACCGATTGTTGCCGATGGGATCAAACGCCGCGCAGGCCGCTGCGCAGCCTCTGAGAGCTGCCGGGAAACGGTGCACTACAACGCTCTTAGAATTTTCGAGTGCAGCAGACCAGTCTCTATCTGTTTTCCTACTTAACGGAGTATCAGTGGATAGGCCAAAATCAGCAACAGAGGGGTCAGACTTAATGCGCTTTGCGTCCTCTGGTTCTGATATTGGCCTCATGAAAGACTCCGAGCCTTTTATACGAGAGCTCGCCTGTCTCCACGGAATAACCGAATCGCCGCGGCACCCGGAAATTCTAGAAGACGTTTTCGATAAGGATGAAGATTTGGCTATGGATGCCATTGACCAGCTGCAACAATCAATATCTCTTTAA
- a CDS encoding methanogen output domain 1-containing protein → MEREKGVSPLSADLDIPLERDIFLRTLVRELSGTLQEIIGIEEASGFVSLVGQNMGLAIDQEYKKALGVSQLTQEQVADVLVDLKRRIKGDFYIIEQDEEKIVLGNRACPFGEKVIDRPAMCMMTSNVFGSIAAENLGYAKVELQKMIALGDPGCRVVVHLKRTPAADVCKGREYFQGDRSE, encoded by the coding sequence ATGGAGAGAGAAAAGGGAGTTTCTCCTTTATCTGCCGACCTTGATATCCCGCTGGAGCGCGACATCTTCTTGCGGACCCTGGTCAGAGAGTTGTCCGGGACCTTGCAAGAGATCATCGGCATCGAGGAGGCCTCGGGCTTCGTTAGTTTGGTCGGCCAGAACATGGGACTTGCAATCGACCAGGAGTATAAAAAAGCGCTCGGCGTCTCTCAGCTCACACAGGAGCAGGTGGCCGACGTGCTGGTCGATCTGAAGCGGCGGATCAAAGGGGATTTTTATATCATCGAGCAGGACGAGGAGAAGATCGTATTGGGAAACCGGGCGTGCCCTTTTGGAGAAAAGGTCATTGACCGGCCGGCCATGTGTATGATGACCTCGAATGTCTTCGGATCGATTGCGGCGGAAAACCTCGGCTATGCCAAGGTCGAGCTTCAGAAGATGATTGCCTTGGGAGATCCCGGCTGCCGGGTGGTCGTTCATCTCAAAAGAACGCCTGCGGCCGATGTATGCAAGGGAAGGGAGTATTTTCAGGGAGACCGTTCCGAGTGA